One genomic window of Niveibacterium sp. SC-1 includes the following:
- the mdtD gene encoding multidrug transporter subunit MdtD → MAASSHRGLLYLVAVGLFMQTLDGTIVNTALPSMARDLGESPFRMEMVVIAYMLTVALLMPASGWLADRFGTRRIYLLAIALFTLGSFLCAESRSLGQLIASRVVQGVGGALLVPVGRLAVLRTFPRDELLNALSIATMPALLGPLLGPLLGGWLSEKVSWHWIFLINLPVGVLGLVLARRFMPDFRDATPTPFDLAGFLLFSISVTLVSLALEGMGELHISHAFSLLLLVGGAGGLVAYWLHAVRKEQPLFNPELFRINSYAVGILGNLFARLGAGGMPFLMPLMLQLGLQLSPVEAGWMMMPVALAALCSKVLVSRIVDRFGYRRVLVSNTLLVGLLLMSFATVDARTPRSLLMLQLFCFGACNGLQFTVMNTLTLKDLPESQASGGNSLLSVTMQLSMSMGVGIAATLLSGFLRATNAVGVGGLTVFHPTFVCIGLLGVIASAVFLQLDPRTSGRPDARIVPSE, encoded by the coding sequence ATGGCTGCGTCGTCCCACCGGGGTTTGCTGTATCTCGTCGCCGTCGGTCTCTTCATGCAGACCCTCGACGGCACCATCGTCAATACGGCCCTGCCCTCGATGGCGCGCGACCTGGGCGAAAGCCCTTTCCGCATGGAGATGGTGGTGATCGCCTACATGCTCACCGTCGCCCTCCTGATGCCGGCCTCCGGCTGGCTCGCCGACCGCTTCGGCACGCGCCGCATCTACCTCCTGGCGATCGCGCTCTTCACCCTGGGCTCCTTCCTCTGTGCCGAGTCACGCAGCCTGGGCCAACTGATCGCCAGCCGCGTGGTGCAAGGCGTGGGCGGCGCGCTGCTGGTGCCGGTGGGCCGGCTCGCGGTCCTGCGCACTTTTCCGCGCGACGAGCTGCTCAACGCCCTGTCCATCGCCACCATGCCGGCCCTGCTCGGCCCCTTGCTCGGACCGCTGCTAGGCGGCTGGCTCTCGGAGAAAGTCTCGTGGCACTGGATCTTCCTCATCAACCTGCCGGTGGGCGTACTCGGGCTGGTGCTCGCGCGACGCTTCATGCCCGACTTCCGCGACGCGACGCCCACGCCCTTCGACCTGGCGGGCTTCCTGCTCTTCAGCATCTCGGTCACGCTTGTCTCGCTCGCGCTCGAAGGCATGGGCGAGCTGCACATCTCGCACGCGTTCTCGCTGCTCCTGCTGGTCGGCGGCGCCGGCGGGCTGGTCGCCTACTGGCTGCATGCGGTGCGCAAGGAACAGCCACTCTTCAATCCGGAACTCTTCCGCATCAATAGCTATGCCGTCGGCATTCTTGGGAATCTGTTCGCGCGCCTGGGTGCCGGCGGCATGCCCTTCCTGATGCCGCTGATGCTGCAGCTCGGGCTGCAGCTCTCGCCGGTCGAGGCAGGCTGGATGATGATGCCAGTGGCGCTGGCGGCACTGTGCTCCAAGGTGCTGGTCAGCCGCATCGTCGATCGCTTCGGCTACCGCCGCGTGCTGGTCAGCAACACCTTGCTGGTGGGTCTCCTGCTGATGAGTTTCGCCACGGTCGACGCCCGCACGCCGCGCTCGCTACTGATGCTCCAGCTCTTCTGCTTCGGCGCCTGCAACGGCCTGCAATTCACCGTGATGAACACGCTCACGCTCAAGGACCTGCCGGAGTCCCAGGCCAGCGGCGGCAACAGCCTGCTCTCGGTAACGATGCAGTTGTCCATGAGCATGGGCGTGGGCATCGCCGCCACCTTGCTGAGCGGGTTCCTGCGCGCTACCAACGCCGTGGGCGTGGGCGGACTCACCGTCTTTCATCCGACTTTTGTCTGCATCGGCCTGCTCGGTGTCATCGCCTCGGCGGTCTTCCTGCAACTGGACCCTCGCACCAGCGGCCGTCCCGACGCGCGCATCGTCCCTTCGGAGTAG
- the pdxH gene encoding pyridoxamine 5'-phosphate oxidase, translating into MIDALADPFPFFGNWLEQARRSEPADAEAMSLATVDPDGMPSSRMVLLKNFDTRGFVFYTNLGSRKAQDLAANPCAALLFHWRSLQRQVRIQGKVQPVTAEEADAYFAERPRASRIGAWASRQSEPLPGRWALETRVAKLGARFGLGEVPRPPFWSGFRLVPVSFEFWQAGGFRLHERVRYEVGPYGWEGTPLFP; encoded by the coding sequence ATGATCGACGCACTCGCGGACCCTTTCCCGTTCTTCGGCAACTGGCTCGAGCAGGCGCGCCGCTCGGAGCCCGCCGATGCCGAGGCCATGAGCCTGGCCACCGTGGATCCGGACGGCATGCCTTCCTCGCGCATGGTGCTGCTCAAGAACTTCGATACGCGCGGTTTCGTCTTCTACACCAACCTTGGCAGTCGCAAGGCGCAGGACCTGGCCGCGAATCCCTGCGCGGCCCTGCTCTTCCACTGGAGGAGCCTGCAGCGCCAGGTACGGATCCAGGGCAAGGTGCAGCCGGTGACTGCGGAAGAGGCCGACGCCTACTTTGCCGAGCGGCCGCGTGCCTCGCGCATCGGCGCCTGGGCCTCGCGCCAGTCTGAGCCGCTACCCGGCCGCTGGGCGCTGGAAACCCGCGTCGCCAAGCTCGGCGCGCGCTTTGGCCTGGGCGAGGTACCGCGCCCGCCCTTCTGGTCCGGATTCCGGCTCGTACCGGTGAGCTTCGAGTTCTGGCAGGCCGGCGGCTTCCGCCTGCATGAACGCGTGCGCTACGAGGTCGGCCCTTACGGCTGGGAAGGCACGCCGCTCTTCCCCTGA
- a CDS encoding LysR family transcriptional regulator has protein sequence MDASQRVRAMLSFTHAAELGGFAAAARVLGISAAAVSKNVAGLEGALGVRLMNRSTRALQLTPEGSNFLERAREALAALDAAVDSVAAEHGAPAGRVKFSTGVAFGQIFLVPLLSDFQARYPGIRLEIDFDDRRVDLVREGYDLGLRGGVLRDSSLISRHVCAMRQILVASPAYLAAQGVPRIPADLARHRLIGLRFLNGRHASWEFRDASGAIAEQAIAPGLVVSDSLAATEAAAIGLGITQVAAHHAWEHLQAGRLRVLLAGLHHPAPLDMAIQYPHRALLAARVRATIDYLIAAFAEERALHADAEALAPFCTDA, from the coding sequence ATGGACGCCAGCCAGCGCGTGCGCGCGATGCTCTCCTTCACCCATGCGGCCGAACTCGGCGGCTTTGCCGCGGCGGCCCGGGTGCTCGGCATCTCGGCGGCCGCCGTGAGCAAGAACGTTGCCGGCCTCGAAGGCGCCCTGGGCGTGCGCCTGATGAACCGCAGTACGCGCGCGCTGCAACTCACCCCCGAAGGCAGCAACTTTCTCGAACGTGCCCGCGAAGCCCTCGCCGCCCTGGACGCCGCGGTCGACAGCGTCGCCGCCGAGCACGGTGCGCCGGCCGGCCGCGTGAAGTTCTCCACCGGCGTGGCCTTCGGGCAGATCTTCCTGGTGCCCCTGCTGAGCGATTTCCAGGCCCGCTATCCCGGCATCCGCCTGGAAATCGACTTCGACGACCGCAGGGTCGATCTGGTTCGCGAGGGCTACGACCTGGGTCTGCGCGGCGGCGTGCTGAGGGACTCCAGCCTGATCTCGCGCCACGTCTGCGCCATGCGCCAGATCCTCGTGGCCTCGCCCGCCTATCTTGCGGCGCAGGGCGTGCCACGCATACCGGCGGATCTCGCCCGCCACCGCCTGATCGGCCTGCGTTTCCTCAACGGACGCCATGCGAGCTGGGAGTTCCGCGACGCCAGCGGCGCGATCGCCGAGCAGGCGATCGCGCCCGGCCTGGTCGTCAGCGATTCGCTGGCGGCCACCGAGGCTGCGGCAATCGGGCTGGGCATCACCCAGGTTGCCGCCCACCACGCCTGGGAGCATCTGCAGGCCGGCCGCCTGCGCGTCCTCCTGGCGGGGCTGCACCATCCCGCCCCGCTCGACATGGCGATCCAGTATCCGCATCGCGCCCTGCTCGCCGCGCGGGTACGCGCGACCATCGACTACCTGATCGCGGCCTTCGCGGAGGAGCGGGCCCTGCACGCGGACGCCGAGGCGCTGGCGCCCTTCTGCACCGACGCCTGA
- a CDS encoding NAD(P)-binding domain-containing protein, with product MSTTTGKTVAILGNGVVGVALAKGFVARGNAVVFGTRDAQGEKTQQALREVPGARASNYLAAAREADLAVIALPWDGLVQTLEPLGEALAGKLVIDASNPLEYSGGAPQLAIGHTDSAGERVQRLLPQARVVKTFNCVTASHMVDPQLPGGEPDMFIAGEDAAAKAEAAAWLKAFGWRSAIDLGGIAESRLLEALAMLWIRYGVTRQHWSHAFSLLGQAAEG from the coding sequence ATGAGCACGACAACTGGCAAGACCGTGGCAATCCTCGGCAACGGCGTGGTGGGCGTGGCGCTGGCGAAGGGCTTTGTCGCGCGCGGCAATGCCGTAGTCTTCGGCACCCGCGATGCGCAGGGCGAAAAGACGCAGCAGGCCCTGCGCGAAGTGCCCGGCGCCCGCGCATCGAACTATCTGGCGGCGGCCCGCGAAGCCGATCTCGCGGTGATCGCCCTGCCCTGGGACGGGTTGGTCCAGACGCTTGAGCCCCTGGGGGAAGCGCTCGCTGGCAAGCTGGTGATCGACGCCAGCAATCCGCTGGAATACAGCGGCGGTGCGCCGCAACTGGCCATCGGCCATACCGATTCGGCCGGCGAACGGGTGCAGCGCCTCCTGCCCCAGGCAAGGGTGGTGAAGACCTTCAATTGCGTGACCGCCAGCCACATGGTCGATCCGCAGCTGCCGGGCGGCGAGCCGGACATGTTCATTGCCGGCGAGGACGCCGCCGCCAAGGCCGAGGCGGCCGCCTGGCTCAAGGCTTTCGGCTGGCGTTCGGCGATCGACCTGGGCGGCATTGCGGAGAGCCGCCTGCTGGAGGCGCTGGCGATGCTGTGGATTCGCTACGGCGTCACCCGCCAGCACTGGAGCCACGCCTTCAGCCTGCTCGGCCAGGCCGCCGAGGGCTGA
- a CDS encoding DUF167 domain-containing protein — protein MSWLQLQADGSAILTLHIQPGARRTGLAGLHGEALKIRLAAPPVDGKANQALLAFLAERLGVPRAQLTLLSGASSRAKRVAVHGASPAALQALAHAEAD, from the coding sequence ATGAGCTGGCTGCAGCTGCAGGCCGACGGCAGCGCGATCCTCACGCTGCACATCCAGCCCGGCGCACGCAGGACCGGGCTGGCCGGCCTGCACGGCGAGGCCCTCAAGATCCGCCTCGCCGCGCCCCCGGTGGACGGCAAGGCCAACCAGGCCCTGCTCGCCTTCCTCGCCGAAAGGCTGGGCGTGCCGCGCGCCCAGCTCACACTCCTGAGCGGTGCCAGTTCGCGCGCCAAACGCGTCGCGGTGCACGGCGCCAGCCCCGCCGCGCTGCAGGCCCTGGCCCACGCCGAAGCCGACTGA
- a CDS encoding YggT family protein, with amino-acid sequence MLTGILLLLLNAAASFFTVLLLTRALMRWLRISFINPLGQFILATTDWAVRPMQKVLPSRGGLDLSCWVPAWLIQVLLVLATLWLGRHFEASPFMLAGVLLIGAVELMRNLLHLVMIVVIVAAVLSWVNPRAPLAPLVNALARPFLAPLARRLPPVGGVDLSPLVVLLIVQVLLFVLTNLHLRIAAAFLA; translated from the coding sequence ATGCTGACGGGCATCCTGCTGCTACTGCTGAACGCCGCCGCAAGCTTTTTTACCGTGCTGCTGCTGACCCGCGCGCTGATGCGCTGGCTGCGTATTTCCTTCATCAACCCCCTGGGGCAGTTCATCCTCGCCACCACCGACTGGGCCGTGCGGCCGATGCAGAAGGTCCTGCCTTCGCGCGGCGGGCTGGACCTGTCCTGCTGGGTGCCGGCCTGGCTGATCCAGGTCTTGCTGGTGCTGGCCACGCTGTGGCTGGGCCGCCACTTCGAGGCCAGCCCCTTCATGCTGGCCGGGGTGCTCTTGATCGGCGCCGTCGAGCTGATGCGCAACCTGCTGCACCTGGTGATGATCGTGGTGATCGTCGCGGCGGTGCTGTCCTGGGTCAATCCGCGCGCGCCGCTGGCGCCGCTGGTCAACGCGCTGGCGCGCCCCTTCCTCGCACCGCTGGCGCGACGCCTGCCGCCGGTGGGTGGGGTGGACCTCTCGCCCCTGGTGGTGCTGCTGATCGTGCAGGTACTGCTCTTCGTCCTCACCAACCTGCATCTGCGCATCGCGGCCGCCTTCCTCGCCTGA
- the proC gene encoding pyrroline-5-carboxylate reductase, with translation MKITFLGGGNMAAALIGGLVKQGFAASDIQAVELLAEGRERLSARFGIRTAAALDAQALACDVLVLAVKPQQMREALATAAGKLGHTLVVSIAAGLRIADLSRWLGGHARIVRAMPNTPALIGAGATGLAATPAVSSADREAAARILGAVGSVAWLEDETQIDAVTALSGSGPAYVFYFIEALIEGGSALGLEAETARRLAIDTVLGAARLAAESDEDAGTLRARVTSKGGTTAAALAAMEADGFKGLVARALEAARARGEQMGEELGRD, from the coding sequence ATGAAAATCACTTTCCTCGGCGGCGGCAACATGGCAGCCGCCCTGATCGGCGGTCTGGTCAAGCAGGGCTTTGCCGCCAGCGACATCCAGGCAGTCGAGCTGCTGGCTGAAGGCCGCGAGCGCCTGAGCGCCCGCTTCGGCATCCGTACCGCCGCCGCGCTGGACGCCCAGGCACTGGCCTGCGACGTGCTGGTCCTGGCGGTCAAGCCGCAGCAGATGCGCGAAGCCCTGGCCACGGCGGCCGGCAAGCTCGGCCACACCCTGGTGGTCTCGATCGCCGCCGGCCTGCGCATTGCCGACCTGTCGCGCTGGCTGGGCGGGCACGCCCGCATCGTGCGTGCGATGCCCAACACGCCCGCCCTGATCGGCGCCGGCGCCACCGGTCTCGCGGCCACGCCAGCGGTCAGCAGCGCCGATCGCGAAGCGGCCGCCCGCATTCTCGGCGCGGTCGGATCGGTGGCGTGGCTGGAGGACGAGACCCAGATCGACGCGGTCACCGCGCTCTCGGGCAGCGGCCCGGCCTATGTCTTCTACTTCATCGAGGCGCTGATCGAAGGTGGCTCCGCCCTCGGGCTGGAGGCGGAAACCGCTCGCCGGCTCGCCATCGACACCGTGCTGGGCGCCGCGCGCCTGGCCGCCGAGAGCGACGAGGACGCCGGCACCCTGCGTGCCCGCGTGACCTCCAAGGGCGGCACGACCGCTGCCGCACTCGCCGCCATGGAGGCCGATGGCTTCAAAGGCTTGGTCGCCCGGGCGCTGGAAGCCGCGCGCGCCCGTGGCGAGCAGATGGGTGAAGAGCTGGGGCGTGACTGA
- a CDS encoding YggS family pyridoxal phosphate-dependent enzyme: MTALSAKLQAVRRRIADACQVAGRDPASVRLLAVSKTFPAEAVRELAAAGQAAFGENYAQEGAAKVAALESLGLEWHFIGPLQSNKTRTIANHFSWVHSLEREKIADRLSEQRDAHLPPLNVCIQVNVSGEASKSGVAPEAVLPLARHVETLPRLRLRGLMAIPEPSEDAAVLRARFAQVRRLREQLADAGLALDTLSMGMSADLEAAIAEGATLVRVGSALFGVRPAPLPAN; this comes from the coding sequence ATGACAGCCCTCTCGGCCAAGCTGCAAGCCGTTCGCCGACGCATAGCCGACGCCTGTCAGGTGGCCGGCCGCGACCCGGCCTCGGTGCGCCTGTTGGCGGTGAGCAAGACCTTCCCGGCCGAGGCAGTCCGTGAGCTCGCCGCGGCCGGCCAGGCGGCCTTCGGCGAGAACTACGCCCAGGAAGGTGCCGCCAAGGTAGCGGCACTGGAATCGCTGGGACTCGAATGGCATTTCATCGGCCCGCTCCAGAGCAACAAGACGCGGACCATCGCCAATCATTTCAGCTGGGTGCACTCGCTCGAGCGCGAGAAGATTGCCGATCGCCTGTCCGAGCAGCGCGACGCGCATCTGCCGCCGCTCAATGTCTGCATCCAGGTCAATGTCAGCGGCGAGGCCTCCAAGTCGGGCGTGGCGCCCGAGGCGGTGCTGCCCCTGGCGCGCCATGTCGAGACCCTGCCGCGGCTGCGGCTGCGCGGGCTGATGGCGATTCCCGAGCCGAGCGAGGACGCGGCCGTCCTGCGCGCGCGCTTTGCGCAAGTACGCCGGCTGCGCGAGCAACTGGCCGACGCGGGCCTTGCCCTCGACACCCTGTCCATGGGCATGTCCGCCGATCTTGAAGCCGCGATCGCCGAGGGTGCGACCCTGGTGCGCGTGGGCAGTGCACTTTTCGGCGTCCGCCCCGCGCCCTTGCCTGCAAACTGA